The proteins below come from a single Nocardiopsis gilva YIM 90087 genomic window:
- a CDS encoding gluconokinase, which translates to MHFVVMGVSGSGKSTVALRAAERLGLPLAEADRFHPAANIAKMSAGAPLTDEDRRPWLASLAEWIAEHERRGEPTLVACSALKRAYRDILRTGAPDIRFLHLHGPRSLLAQRLAERSDHFMPPALLDSQLEALEPLERDEQGVTLDIAATPDVLVERVVGIVAAGLGRVPGARG; encoded by the coding sequence ATGCACTTTGTCGTCATGGGTGTGTCAGGCAGCGGCAAGAGTACGGTCGCGCTGCGGGCCGCCGAGCGGCTGGGGCTGCCGTTGGCCGAGGCGGACCGGTTCCACCCGGCCGCCAACATCGCGAAGATGTCGGCAGGGGCGCCGCTGACCGACGAGGACCGCCGCCCCTGGCTGGCCTCGCTGGCGGAGTGGATCGCCGAGCACGAGCGGCGCGGTGAGCCGACGCTCGTGGCCTGCTCCGCACTCAAGCGCGCTTACCGGGACATCCTGCGCACGGGGGCGCCCGATATCCGGTTCCTCCACCTCCACGGTCCGCGATCCCTGCTCGCGCAGCGGCTGGCGGAGCGCTCGGACCACTTCATGCCGCCCGCGCTGCTCGACTCCCAGCTGGAGGCCCTGGAACCGCTGGAGCGCGACGAGCAGGGCGTCACCCTGGACATCGCAGCCACACCCGACGTCCTCGTCGAGCGCGTCGTCGGCATCGTCGCCGCGGGTCTGGGGCGGGTCCCGGGCGCCCGCGGCTGA
- a CDS encoding FadR/GntR family transcriptional regulator: MSAHADHGGSARRTLHNRVLAELGPAIAAGEVEPGHVFTLDRLERDYGVSRTVAREAVRVLESMRLVVSRPRTGVRVRPQGEWSVYDPQLIRWRLAGPGRMAQLRSLNELRAAVEPPAAASAARRARQEERDALVEVNRRMAEEGERGDLAAFLDLDIEFHRRILLLSGNEMFAGLSDVVAEVLTGRTAYQLMPHRPRPHALRLHAHVASAIHSGLPEVAEAAMRAIVTEVVAALDEADTGAAGPADAPGLTEPG; encoded by the coding sequence ATGAGCGCCCACGCCGACCACGGCGGCTCGGCCCGCCGCACCCTGCACAACCGCGTTCTGGCGGAACTGGGCCCGGCGATCGCGGCCGGCGAGGTCGAGCCCGGCCACGTGTTCACGCTCGACCGCCTGGAGCGCGACTACGGGGTCTCGCGCACCGTGGCCCGCGAGGCGGTGCGGGTGCTGGAGTCCATGCGCCTGGTCGTCAGCCGTCCCCGCACCGGCGTCCGGGTCCGCCCGCAGGGGGAGTGGAGCGTCTACGACCCCCAGCTCATCCGGTGGCGGCTGGCCGGCCCCGGCCGCATGGCGCAGTTGCGGTCGCTGAACGAGCTGCGCGCCGCCGTCGAGCCTCCGGCCGCGGCCTCCGCCGCCCGCCGCGCCCGGCAGGAGGAGCGCGACGCGCTGGTCGAGGTGAACCGGCGGATGGCCGAGGAGGGCGAGCGCGGCGACCTGGCGGCCTTCCTCGACCTGGACATCGAGTTCCACCGGCGCATCCTGCTGCTGTCCGGCAACGAGATGTTCGCGGGGCTCTCCGACGTCGTCGCCGAGGTGCTCACCGGCCGCACGGCCTACCAGCTGATGCCGCACCGGCCCCGACCCCACGCGCTGCGCCTGCACGCCCACGTCGCCTCGGCGATCCACAGCGGCCTGCCCGAGGTCGCGGAGGCCGCCATGCGCGCCATCGTCACCGAGGTCGTGGCGGCCCTGGACGAGGCCGACACGGGTGCGGCGGGACCGGCGGACGCTCCAGGACTCACAGAACCAGGCTGA
- a CDS encoding GntP family permease, with product MEAIEPAYGTGPLLAIAVGAVAVLLFLVMKVRLHAFVSLTLVSLLVAVATRIPADEIVPTMLDGFGDTLASVALLVGLGVMIGRLMEVTGGAAVLANTLIRAFGEQRAPLALGVASLLFGFPIFFDAGLIVMLPIVFSVARRLGGSVLLYALPVAGAFAVMHAFVPPHPGPVAATGLIGADMGATLVVGLLLAVPTWYLASYLFALFTGRRLQLPVPDDVLGDGTAHDDPPRLSTVLAILLLPMLLIFGNTGLTTLSTIGAVDGDAAWVRVLVLLGQTPVALLITAITAMVVLGRGRHPRQRIEQISNEALGPVCSIILITGAGGMFGGVLRAGGIGEALAHSLESTGLPVIVAAFVVATALRVAQGSATVALTTTAALIAPTVAATSGLSTLDLSLIVIAIACGSTVLSHVNDSGFWLVGRFLGMDVRTTLRTWTVMETLIGVIGFGFAFLLSLVL from the coding sequence GTGGAAGCCATCGAACCCGCCTACGGCACCGGGCCGCTGCTGGCCATAGCGGTCGGCGCCGTCGCCGTCCTGCTCTTCCTGGTGATGAAGGTGCGCCTGCACGCCTTCGTCTCGCTGACCCTGGTCAGCCTGCTGGTGGCGGTGGCCACCCGGATCCCCGCGGACGAGATCGTGCCGACCATGCTCGACGGGTTCGGCGACACGTTGGCCAGTGTCGCCCTGCTGGTCGGGCTCGGCGTGATGATCGGCCGCCTGATGGAGGTCACCGGGGGTGCCGCGGTCCTGGCGAACACGCTGATCAGGGCCTTCGGTGAGCAGCGGGCACCCCTGGCGCTCGGCGTCGCCTCACTGCTCTTCGGCTTCCCCATCTTCTTCGACGCCGGGCTGATCGTGATGCTGCCGATCGTGTTCAGCGTCGCCCGCCGCCTGGGCGGCTCGGTCCTGCTCTACGCCCTGCCCGTGGCGGGAGCCTTCGCCGTCATGCACGCCTTCGTGCCACCGCACCCGGGGCCGGTCGCCGCCACCGGCCTCATCGGCGCCGACATGGGCGCCACGCTGGTCGTCGGGCTGCTGCTGGCCGTTCCCACCTGGTACCTGGCCTCCTACCTGTTCGCGCTGTTCACCGGGCGGCGGTTGCAGCTCCCGGTGCCCGACGACGTCCTCGGCGACGGCACAGCCCACGACGACCCGCCCCGCCTGTCGACCGTCCTGGCAATCCTGCTGCTGCCGATGCTGCTGATTTTCGGCAACACCGGCCTGACCACGCTCTCCACCATCGGGGCCGTCGATGGCGACGCGGCGTGGGTGCGGGTGCTGGTCCTCCTCGGGCAGACGCCCGTCGCGCTGCTCATCACCGCGATCACGGCCATGGTGGTGCTCGGCCGCGGGCGGCACCCGCGCCAGCGCATCGAGCAGATCAGCAACGAGGCCCTGGGGCCGGTGTGCTCGATCATCCTGATCACCGGTGCCGGGGGCATGTTCGGCGGCGTGCTGCGGGCCGGCGGCATCGGGGAGGCCCTGGCGCACAGCCTGGAGTCCACCGGCCTGCCGGTCATCGTGGCGGCGTTCGTCGTCGCGACGGCGCTGCGCGTGGCCCAGGGCTCGGCCACGGTCGCGCTGACCACCACGGCGGCGCTCATCGCGCCCACGGTCGCGGCGACCAGCGGGCTGTCCACGCTCGACCTGTCGCTGATCGTCATCGCGATCGCCTGCGGCTCCACGGTGCTCTCGCACGTCAACGACTCGGGGTTCTGGCTGGTCGGCCGCTTCCTCGGCATGGACGTGCGGACCACGCTGCGCACCTGGACGGTGATGGAGACGCTGATCGGCGTGATCGGCTTCGGCTTCGCCTTCCTGCTCAGCCTGGTTCTGTGA
- the manA gene encoding mannose-6-phosphate isomerase, class I, translated as MHRLTNQVRPYAWGSTVAIPRLLGREPDGQPQAELWLGAHHGAPSTLRTANGDISFDELIASAPKDVLGKQAVSRFGERLPFLLKVLAAEEPLSLQAHPDAARARAGFAAEEAAGIPLDAPHRNYRDPHHKPELVLALEPFEALCGFRDPDDAREDLDGLVSELAGALREDLSAPDPHRALRAALTRVLTLPCEERERLVGGFIAECEQRAAAGVATGRHSDTVIELARRYPGDPGAVAALLLNRITLRPGEALFLPAGNVHAYLRGTAVEVMASSDNVLRAGLTGKHVDVPELLEVVDFSVLPVPYSQPVAADGRTEFRPGVGEFALAVLGPGSIDSRLPDGSPAVVLALDGAAELRAGNGSRLTLERGESVFVPADSGAIAVQGRGHLVAATIGD; from the coding sequence ATGCACAGGCTGACCAACCAAGTACGCCCGTACGCGTGGGGATCGACGGTCGCCATCCCACGCCTGCTCGGCCGCGAGCCCGACGGCCAACCGCAGGCCGAGCTGTGGCTCGGCGCCCACCACGGCGCCCCCAGCACCCTGCGCACCGCCAACGGCGACATCAGCTTCGACGAGCTCATCGCCTCCGCCCCGAAAGACGTTCTCGGCAAGCAGGCCGTCAGCCGGTTTGGTGAACGCCTGCCCTTCCTGCTGAAGGTGCTGGCCGCCGAGGAACCGCTCTCCCTCCAGGCCCACCCGGACGCCGCGCGCGCCCGCGCCGGGTTCGCGGCCGAGGAGGCCGCGGGCATTCCCCTCGACGCTCCGCACCGCAACTACCGGGACCCCCACCACAAGCCCGAACTCGTGCTGGCCCTGGAGCCGTTCGAGGCGCTGTGCGGCTTCCGCGACCCGGACGACGCCCGCGAGGACCTCGACGGCCTCGTCAGCGAGCTGGCGGGCGCTCTGCGTGAGGACCTGTCCGCCCCCGACCCGCACCGCGCCCTGCGCGCCGCGCTGACGCGCGTCCTGACCCTGCCCTGCGAGGAGCGGGAACGGCTCGTCGGCGGGTTCATCGCCGAGTGCGAGCAGCGCGCCGCCGCCGGTGTCGCGACCGGGCGGCACAGCGACACCGTCATCGAACTCGCGCGGCGCTACCCCGGCGACCCCGGGGCGGTGGCCGCGCTGCTGCTCAACCGCATCACACTGCGTCCCGGCGAGGCCCTGTTCCTCCCGGCCGGCAACGTCCACGCCTACCTGCGCGGCACGGCCGTCGAGGTGATGGCCAGCTCGGACAACGTCCTGCGCGCCGGGCTTACCGGCAAGCACGTGGACGTTCCGGAACTCCTGGAGGTCGTCGACTTCTCCGTCCTCCCCGTCCCCTACTCCCAGCCGGTCGCAGCGGACGGGCGGACCGAGTTCCGGCCGGGCGTGGGCGAGTTCGCCCTCGCCGTGCTCGGCCCCGGCAGCATCGACTCACGCCTCCCCGACGGCTCGCCCGCCGTCGTCCTCGCCCTCGACGGCGCCGCCGAACTGCGCGCCGGGAACGGGTCCCGGCTCACCCTGGAGCGGGGCGAGTCGGTGTTCGTCCCTGCCGACTCCGGTGCCATCGCCGTCCAGGGCCGCGGTCACCTGGTCGCCGCCACGATCGGCGACTGA
- a CDS encoding FKBP-type peptidyl-prolyl cis-trans isomerase: MALERPEIDFIDGPPPADLETTDITVGEGTQAGHGSLVALHYVGVAHSSGEEFDASWNRGEPLRFKLGAGQVIAGWEQGVMGMRVGGRRRLVIPPHLAYGDRGVGPIKPGETLVFVVDLVEVA; this comes from the coding sequence ATGGCGCTCGAGCGTCCCGAGATCGACTTCATCGACGGCCCGCCTCCGGCGGACCTGGAGACCACCGACATCACCGTCGGGGAGGGCACGCAGGCCGGGCACGGCTCCCTCGTGGCGCTGCACTACGTCGGCGTCGCCCACTCCTCCGGCGAGGAGTTCGACGCCTCCTGGAACCGCGGCGAGCCGCTGCGCTTCAAGCTGGGCGCCGGCCAGGTCATCGCCGGATGGGAGCAGGGCGTGATGGGTATGCGCGTCGGCGGTCGGCGCCGCCTCGTCATCCCGCCGCACCTTGCCTACGGCGACCGCGGCGTGGGCCCGATCAAGCCGGGGGAGACCCTGGTCTTCGTCGTCGACCTGGTCGAGGTCGCCTAG
- a CDS encoding alpha/beta fold hydrolase: MDTTRIVYERGGSGTPVVLLHGLGHRRQAWYPVMADLMERHEVVALDLPGFGDSPAPGGERAYDVGSLVDTVRRTCDDLGLDRPHLVGNSLGGAIALELGASGAAASVTALSPIGFNTPPAEAGARLLAGAAQVAAFVPPSVLRAATHSPAGRALARRALRGDPSDPADRHFAFDASAIAAGSPYVRLAPHVAAYTFSASMVPCPVTVAWGDRDRLLPPSGARRALRRIPHARQVTLLGCGHIPMSDNPRAVTAEILRTTGAARDLGQRVVA, translated from the coding sequence ATGGACACGACACGCATCGTCTACGAGCGCGGGGGTAGCGGCACCCCCGTGGTCCTGCTGCACGGGCTGGGGCATCGGCGCCAGGCGTGGTATCCGGTCATGGCCGACCTGATGGAGCGGCACGAGGTCGTCGCCCTCGACCTGCCGGGGTTCGGCGACTCCCCCGCTCCGGGCGGGGAACGCGCCTACGACGTCGGTTCGCTCGTCGACACAGTGCGGCGGACCTGCGACGACCTCGGGCTCGACCGGCCGCATCTCGTGGGCAACTCCCTGGGCGGGGCGATCGCGCTGGAGCTGGGCGCGTCCGGTGCGGCGGCGTCGGTGACGGCCCTCTCGCCCATCGGCTTCAACACCCCGCCCGCTGAGGCCGGTGCGCGGCTGCTCGCGGGCGCTGCCCAGGTGGCGGCGTTCGTGCCGCCGTCGGTGCTGCGGGCCGCGACGCACAGCCCGGCGGGACGCGCGCTCGCGCGGCGGGCGCTGCGCGGCGATCCGTCCGACCCCGCCGACCGGCACTTCGCCTTCGACGCGAGCGCGATCGCGGCCGGGTCGCCCTATGTGCGGCTCGCTCCGCACGTGGCGGCCTACACGTTCTCCGCGTCGATGGTCCCCTGCCCGGTGACCGTCGCCTGGGGCGATCGCGACCGCCTGCTCCCGCCCAGCGGCGCCCGGCGCGCCCTGCGCAGGATCCCGCACGCCCGGCAGGTCACGCTGCTGGGGTGCGGGCACATCCCGATGTCCGATAACCCGCGCGCCGTGACGGCGGAGATCCTCCGGACAACGGGCGCCGCGCGGGACCTCGGTCAGCGTGTGGTCGCCTAG
- a CDS encoding GNAT family N-acetyltransferase has product MAPHRPTEPVWFLCSLGVDPDRQGSGLGRAVIRPGLEAADSAGLSSFLETSDKRNVRFYRNFGFEVSAEYSLPGGGPEPGPWHADPERELLGQRRRLAPVARRKGVYEGLEDGRIALTGDVGRATEVRVHEKAPRALCAAGGLSSVHSALLRGTEDTNAFGLVRDTGFEPVTSTVSR; this is encoded by the coding sequence ATGGCCCCGCACCGGCCGACCGAGCCGGTGTGGTTCCTCTGCTCGCTCGGTGTCGATCCGGACCGACAGGGATCCGGCCTGGGTCGCGCAGTGATCCGTCCCGGGCTCGAAGCCGCCGACTCGGCCGGGCTGTCCTCCTTCCTCGAGACCTCCGACAAACGCAATGTGCGGTTCTACCGGAATTTCGGCTTCGAGGTCAGCGCCGAGTACTCGCTTCCTGGCGGTGGGCCCGAACCTGGGCCATGGCACGCAGACCCGGAGCGTGAATTGCTGGGGCAGCGCCGTCGGCTCGCTCCAGTTGCGCGGCGCAAGGGCGTCTACGAGGGCCTGGAAGACGGCAGGATTGCCCTGACCGGGGACGTGGGGCGAGCCACCGAGGTCCGCGTCCACGAGAAAGCCCCCAGGGCGCTGTGCGCCGCTGGGGGCTTGTCGTCCGTACACTCGGCCCTCTTACGAGGAACCGAGGATACGAATGCGTTCGGTCTGGTGCGCGATACAGGATTCGAACCTGTGACCTCTACCGTGTCAAGGTAG